The following proteins come from a genomic window of Penaeus monodon isolate SGIC_2016 chromosome 22, NSTDA_Pmon_1, whole genome shotgun sequence:
- the LOC119587391 gene encoding LOW QUALITY PROTEIN: uncharacterized protein LOC119587391 (The sequence of the model RefSeq protein was modified relative to this genomic sequence to represent the inferred CDS: inserted 2 bases in 1 codon) → MPLRNRSFSISFQWLFRFRLWEVRLPFGDPELCCCVVLALVPTRLAQILPRSLVGTSASTTQQHNSGSPNGRRTSHSRKRKSHWNEIEKDLFLKGMELFGLNWNRISNFIATKTAGQVRSFHKKWAETMNVIQESESLEHSYVLMHVDPGCITTDLEDPLGLIETATTTVTTTPLSPKRSRNALGESKKTLGIDDDAQDFDSSVEVFVPSVGEEWVIESDGMQNCMKNVASSPKKSPXXXXXXXXXXXXXXXXSSPVSQLPFKMKSPQRPKKKSKKLKLTIGLNGVNQEVVSRQVKSPTKESESLPKKSPAPFVEGQVVHIVKDDMEEXXXXXXXXXXXXXXXXXKSPSTSVTQQENNKEITSEEVAETVECKSLQPVKEGYGTESRKQLVFNFSPPAQEYEMDMNTITEEEKKVHFEYFDSRGVKTPERYLKIRNYLLGFWKQVKPKYVRKTAVRAGLKNCGDVNSIGKVHEYLEKIGAINFGCPESNYGTPLIVGVKQKEKVAIPSKPVTKVDRSEVTRQKQKKKWDVSMSEGGGLTISHDESGAIVDACHIPEAPRNRASLGAGRSGGRLEQFKLVRCLEHDPDTPAPFSVVMHAHALITLDIHAHTSLAEVMGLLGGYYDPAAHMLHVTVAVPTKAVSSGVECDMCPVSQSAACTAIHEGGVQVVGWYHSHPTFPPNPSVQDVETQSQMQQWFARQDAPFLGIIVSPYCPTNEXIVLDKPPHENAGNAEGGAAAPLSGTPYKLSWSVSEVIPGAWGEVCQGIRLVVGGAREDGMAVEWRGEWRGQVTNWEKAIASLKHHLPPHLYGPLQAVRTTFLAAVREYMDS, encoded by the exons ATGCCCTTGAGAAACAGATCCTTCTCGATCTCATTCCAGTGGCTCTTCCGTTTCCGGCTGTGGGAGGTCCGTCTGCCGTTCGGGGACCCCGAATTGTGCTGCTGCGTGGTGCTGGCGCTCGTCCCCACGAGGCTCG CCCAAATTCTCCCTCGGAGCCTCGTGGGGACGAGCGCCAGCACCACGCAGCAGCACAATTCGGGGTCCCCGAACGGCAGACGGACCTCCCACAGCCGGAAACGGAAGAGCCACTGGAATGAGATCGAGAAGGATCTGTTTCTCAAGGGCATG GAACTCTTTGGACTTAACTGGAATAGAATCTCAAACTTCATAGCCACCAAGACTGCAGGACAAGTGCGAAGCTTCCACAAGAAATGGGCAGAGACTATGAATGTAATTCAAGAATCAGAGAGCTTGGAGCATTCCTACGTTTTAATGCATGTTGATCCTGGTTGCATTACAACAGACCTGGAGGATCCACTGGGACTCATTGAGACGGCAACTACGACTGTTACAACCACCCCCTTGTCACCGAAGAGAAGCAGGAATGCACTCGGAGAAAGTAAGAAGACCCTTGGTATTGATGATGACGCTCAGGATTTTGATTCGTCTGTTGAGGTTTTTGTTCCTTCTGTGGGCGAGGAGTGGGTGATCGAAAGCGATGGAATGCAGAACTGCATGAAGAACGTCGCCAGTTCCCCCAAGAAGTCTCCCGNNNNNNNNNNNNNNNNNNNNNNNNNNNNNNNNNNNNNNNNNNNNNNCAGCTCTCCCGTCTCTCAGCTGCCGTTCAAGATGAAGTCGCCTCAGAGAccgaagaagaaaagtaaaaaactcAAGCTCACTATTGGACTAAACGGGGTGAATCAGGAGGTTGTTAGTAGGCAAGTAAAGTCGCCAACAAAGGAGAGTGAGAGTCTCCCGAAGAAAAGTCCTGCACCATTCGTGGAGGGTCAGGTTGTTCATATAGTGAAAGATGACATGGAAGAAAGNNNNNNNNNNNNNNNNNNNNNNNNNNNNNNNNNNNNNNNNNNNNNNNNNAAGTCTCCAAGTACCTCAGTGACCcagcaagaaaataataaagaaattaccaGTGAGGAAGTAGCGGAAACTGTGGAATGTAAGAGTTTACAACCAGTGAAAGAAGGCTATGGTACAGAAAGTAGGAAACAGTTGGTGTTCAACTTTTCACCTCCAGCTCAAGAATATGAAATGGATATGAACACCATtactgaagaagaaaagaaagtgcatTTTGAGTACTTTGACAGCAGAGGTGTCAAGACGCCCGAGAGGTATTTGAAGATTCGGAACTACTTGCTGGGTTTTTGGAAGCAAGTGAAACCAAAATATGTTAGAAAAACAGCAGTTCGTGCGGGTCTGAAGAACTGTGGTGATGTAAATTCCATTGGGAAAGTGCACGAGTACCTTGAGAAAATTGGAGCAATAAATTTTGGGTGTCCAGAGAGTAATTATGGCACTCCTTTAATTGTTGgagtgaaacagaaagaaaaggtagCCATTCCGAGCAAACCGGTGACCAAAGTAGACAGATCGGAAGTGACGCgccagaagcagaaaaagaagtgGGACGTTTCCATGAGTGAAGGAGGAGGCCTTACCATCAGCCATGACGAATCTGGGGCAATTGTCGACGCCTGTCATATCCCTGAGGCTCCTCGGAATAGGGCCAGTCTGGGAGCTGGGAGGAGTGGAGGCCGGCTTGAGCAGTTTAAGCTCGTCCGCTGTTTGGAACACGACCCAGATACACCAGCTCCATTCTCTGTTGTCATGCATGCACATGCGCTTATTACTCTTGATATTCACGCTCACACTTCCTTAGCAGAAGTAATGGGTTTGTTAGGTGGATATTATGATCCGGCCGCCCATATGTTGCATGTGACAGTTGCAGTCCCCACGAAGGCTGTGAGCTCAGGTGTGGAATGTGACATGTGTCCTGTGTCGCAGAGTGCGGCCTGCACTGCCATACATGAAGGTGGAGTGCAGGTTGTAGGCTGGTATCACTCCCACCCGACTTTCCCGCCCAACCCCTCGGTGCAGGACGTAGAAACCCAGTCTCAGATGCAGCAGTGGTTCGCCCGCCAAGATGCCCCATTCCTTGGCATTATTGTGAGTCCCTATTGCCCCACCAATGA TATCGTGCTAGACAAACCGCCCCACGAAAATGCTGGCAACGCggaaggaggagcagcagcaccgCTGTCCGGGACGCCGTACAAACTCTCGTGGTCCGTCAGCGAAGTGATTCCAGGGGCGTGGGGGGAAGTGTGCCAGGGCATCAGGCTAGTGGTCGGCGGCGCGAGAGAGGACGGGATGGCAGTCGAGTGGCGGGGGGAATGGCGGGGACAAGTGACCAACTGGGAGAAGGCGATAGCGTCCCTCAAACACCATCTACCTCCTCATCTGTATGGGCCGCTGCAGGCCGTGCGCACTACCTTCCTCGCTGCTGTGAGAGAGTATATGGATAGCTAG